From Candidatus Dormiibacterota bacterium, the proteins below share one genomic window:
- the lon gene encoding endopeptidase La: MSGQGNRKNAADKGNERPLDKTIAEKIAAAGVRAHGEMLACDIPAELPIIPLASTVVFPQMVVNLQVVRKKNLNLIRDMEPESIIGLVVQKSSSIDVPPIEELSAIGVAARLVNKINVSGNTIQIILLGLRRFRVASYIQTEPYLKARVACIDEKEEDSMEANMLMGNALHLLENLIQLDPRVPGEILNLIKNNLSGPGNLADQIANHLNFELEEKKEILTTITPLDRLKVAIRLIEKSTGLAKAGQEIKEQTEDEIRKAQREFFLREQLKVIKKELGEESESAATVRDLRERLDKAGLPAEAKKEAEKELGRLEMVNPASAEYNVITTYLDWMAALPWSTTTIDRLDVKDASRILNRDHFDLEKVKDRILEFLAVRQLKNDMKGPILCFYGPPGTGKTSLGKSIAEALGRKFVRMSVGGMRDEAEIRGHRRTYVGAMPGKVLQSLRRAGSRNPLFMIDEVDKIGMDFRGDPASALLEVLDPEQNNTFTDLYLDLPFDLSRVMFITTANRLDTIPDPLRDRMEILHLPGYVEEEKLDIARQYLVPRQIGEHGLSKDQVSFTDEAIQEIIRGYTADSGLRKLEQQIATVCRKVAKDIAMTRSKGRAVDAKNLQEFLGPIVFIPEVAERTDEVGVATGLAWTSAGGDILFIEASRMKGNGVLSITGQLGDVMRESAQAALTYVKAHAKELGIEEVLFEKTDIHIHVPAGAIPKDGPSAGVTIVAALASLMSQHPVRHDIAMTGEVTLRGKVLPVGGIKEKILAARRAGITTVVMPARNEKDLVDIPEHIRKQMKFTFVKEVGEVLGAVLCAIVLAPAEAIPGEARRARVRERVQKRRERAKPRAAASTGGR, from the coding sequence ATGAGCGGACAGGGCAACAGGAAGAACGCCGCCGACAAGGGAAACGAGAGGCCGCTGGACAAGACGATCGCCGAGAAGATCGCCGCCGCCGGCGTGCGCGCCCACGGCGAGATGCTCGCCTGCGATATCCCCGCCGAGCTGCCGATCATCCCGCTGGCCTCCACCGTCGTGTTCCCGCAGATGGTGGTCAACCTTCAAGTCGTGAGGAAGAAGAACCTCAACCTGATCAGGGACATGGAGCCCGAGTCGATCATCGGTCTGGTGGTTCAGAAGTCCTCCTCCATCGACGTGCCGCCGATCGAGGAGCTGTCGGCCATCGGCGTCGCGGCCCGGCTGGTCAACAAGATCAACGTCTCCGGCAACACCATCCAGATCATCCTCCTGGGGCTGCGGCGGTTCCGCGTCGCCTCGTACATCCAGACCGAGCCGTACCTCAAGGCCCGGGTCGCCTGCATCGACGAGAAGGAAGAAGACTCGATGGAGGCGAACATGCTGATGGGAAACGCCCTGCACCTTCTGGAGAACTTGATCCAGCTCGACCCGCGCGTCCCCGGCGAGATCCTGAACCTCATCAAGAACAACCTGTCCGGTCCCGGCAACCTCGCCGACCAGATCGCCAACCACCTGAACTTCGAGCTGGAGGAGAAGAAGGAAATTCTCACGACCATCACGCCGCTCGATCGCTTGAAAGTCGCAATTCGGCTGATCGAGAAGTCGACCGGGCTGGCGAAGGCGGGGCAGGAGATCAAGGAGCAGACCGAGGACGAGATCCGCAAGGCGCAGCGCGAGTTCTTCCTGCGCGAGCAGCTCAAGGTGATCAAGAAGGAGCTGGGCGAAGAGAGCGAGTCCGCGGCGACGGTGCGCGATCTGCGGGAGCGCCTCGACAAGGCCGGTCTGCCGGCGGAGGCCAAGAAGGAGGCCGAGAAGGAGCTGGGCCGCCTGGAGATGGTGAACCCCGCCTCGGCGGAGTACAACGTCATCACCACCTACCTGGACTGGATGGCGGCGCTCCCCTGGTCCACGACCACGATCGATCGGCTGGACGTGAAGGACGCGTCGCGCATCCTCAACCGCGACCATTTTGATCTGGAGAAGGTCAAGGACCGCATCCTCGAGTTCCTGGCGGTGCGCCAGCTGAAGAACGACATGAAGGGGCCGATCCTCTGCTTCTACGGACCGCCGGGGACCGGCAAGACGTCGCTCGGGAAGTCGATCGCCGAGGCGCTGGGGCGCAAGTTCGTGCGCATGAGCGTCGGCGGCATGCGGGACGAGGCCGAGATCCGCGGCCACCGCCGCACCTACGTCGGCGCCATGCCCGGCAAGGTCCTGCAGAGCCTCAGGCGCGCCGGATCGAGAAACCCCCTGTTCATGATCGACGAGGTGGACAAGATCGGCATGGACTTCAGGGGCGACCCGGCCTCGGCCCTCCTCGAAGTCCTCGACCCGGAGCAGAACAACACCTTCACCGACCTGTATCTCGATCTGCCGTTCGACCTGTCGCGCGTCATGTTCATCACGACCGCCAACCGGCTGGACACGATTCCCGACCCGCTGCGCGACCGGATGGAGATCCTGCACCTCCCCGGCTACGTCGAGGAGGAGAAGCTCGACATCGCCCGCCAGTACCTGGTCCCGCGCCAGATCGGCGAGCACGGGCTGTCGAAGGACCAGGTCTCCTTCACCGACGAAGCCATCCAGGAGATCATCCGCGGCTACACGGCCGACTCGGGTCTCAGGAAGCTGGAGCAGCAGATCGCCACGGTCTGCCGCAAGGTCGCCAAGGACATCGCCATGACGCGCTCCAAGGGACGCGCGGTGGACGCCAAGAACCTGCAGGAGTTCCTCGGCCCGATCGTGTTCATCCCCGAGGTGGCGGAGCGCACCGACGAGGTCGGCGTCGCGACCGGCCTGGCCTGGACCTCGGCGGGCGGCGACATCCTGTTCATCGAGGCCAGCCGGATGAAGGGGAACGGAGTCTTGTCGATCACCGGACAGCTCGGGGACGTCATGAGGGAATCGGCCCAGGCGGCGCTGACCTACGTCAAGGCGCACGCCAAGGAGCTGGGGATCGAGGAGGTCCTGTTCGAGAAGACCGACATCCACATCCACGTGCCGGCCGGCGCCATCCCCAAGGACGGCCCATCGGCCGGCGTGACGATTGTGGCGGCCCTGGCATCGCTGATGTCGCAGCACCCGGTGCGGCACGACATCGCCATGACGGGCGAAGTCACGCTGCGCGGCAAGGTGCTGCCGGTCGGCGGTATCAAGGAGAAGATCCTGGCGGCGCGCCGCGCCGGCATCACGACCGTGGTCATGCCGGCCAGAAACGAGAAGGACCTCGTCGATATCCCCGAGCACATCCGCAAGCAGATGAAGTTCACCTTCGTGAAGGAAGTCGGAGAGGTCCTCGGCGCCGTGCTGTGCGCCATCGTCCTGGCCCCCGCCGAAGCGATCCCGGGCGAGGCCCGCCGGGCGCGCGTCCGCGAGCGCGTGCAGAAGAGACGCGAGCGCGCCAAGCCGCGCGCCGCCGCCTCCACCGGGGGCCGATAA
- the speB gene encoding agmatinase, producing MNYGGLDEEHSSLERARVVILPVPYDRTASYMKGTARGPEAIVEASRFMELYDDEIDRDPYTIGIHTAAPVSGNDDPPEVMTRKVEEATARYLEMGKMPVVLGGEHSVAVGAIKAYHRKHPKLSVIQFDAHGDLRATYEGSEFSHACAMHHFAGRLPTLQVGIRSISREERDLIRAKSLMVVPARDFVGRPERALELVDRLTDEIYLTIDVDYFDPAIMPATGTPEPGGPGWYDTLAFIRGVCRKKRLVGFDVNELRPLGADVAPDFLAAKLIYKIIAYRFFADGRGDQAAKAG from the coding sequence ATGAACTACGGCGGCCTGGACGAGGAGCACTCGTCGCTGGAACGGGCGCGCGTCGTCATCCTGCCGGTCCCCTACGACCGGACAGCCTCGTACATGAAGGGGACCGCGCGGGGGCCCGAGGCGATCGTCGAGGCCTCGCGATTCATGGAGCTGTACGACGACGAGATCGACCGCGATCCCTACACCATCGGCATCCACACCGCTGCGCCCGTCTCCGGCAACGACGACCCGCCCGAGGTCATGACCCGCAAGGTCGAGGAGGCCACGGCGCGGTACCTGGAGATGGGGAAGATGCCGGTGGTCCTCGGGGGGGAGCACAGCGTCGCCGTGGGAGCGATCAAGGCGTACCACCGGAAGCACCCGAAGCTGTCGGTCATCCAGTTCGACGCCCACGGCGATCTGCGGGCCACCTACGAGGGGTCCGAGTTCAGCCACGCCTGCGCCATGCACCATTTCGCCGGGCGCCTGCCGACCCTCCAGGTCGGCATCCGCAGCATCTCCCGGGAGGAGCGCGATCTGATCCGGGCGAAGAGCCTGATGGTCGTGCCGGCGCGGGACTTCGTCGGCCGGCCGGAAAGGGCGCTGGAACTGGTTGACCGCCTGACGGACGAGATATACCTTACAATTGACGTGGATTACTTCGACCCGGCCATCATGCCGGCCACCGGCACTCCGGAGCCTGGCGGGCCGGGGTGGTACGACACACTGGCCTTTATCCGGGGCGTGTGCAGGAAGAAGAGGCTGGTCGGGTTCGACGTGAACGAGCTGCGGCCCCTGGGAGCAGACGTCGCGCCCGATTTTCTGGCGGCCAAGCTGATCTACAAGATCATCGCCTACCGCTTCTTCGCCGACGGACGCGGCGACCAGGCGGCGAAAGCGGGATGA
- a CDS encoding arginine decarboxylase, pyruvoyl-dependent — translation MFVSKKMFLTKGVGRHREKLNSFEMALRDAGIAHFNIVRVSSIFPPGCKIITKKEGVKYLRAGEVVFCVMSQAETNEPHRLCASSIGIAIPGKHGGHGYLSEHHSFGQTETVAGDYAEDLAAQMLATVRGVEFDPETSYDERKEIWKISGEIYRTMNTCQSAVGDKRGRWTTVVTAAVLIP, via the coding sequence ATGTTCGTTTCGAAGAAGATGTTCCTTACCAAGGGTGTGGGCCGGCACCGGGAGAAGCTCAACTCGTTCGAGATGGCGCTGCGCGACGCCGGCATCGCCCACTTCAACATCGTCCGGGTCAGCAGCATCTTCCCTCCCGGCTGCAAGATCATCACCAAGAAGGAGGGGGTCAAGTACCTGCGGGCCGGCGAGGTCGTCTTCTGCGTCATGAGCCAGGCGGAGACCAACGAGCCGCACCGCCTGTGCGCCTCCTCCATCGGCATCGCGATCCCCGGGAAGCACGGCGGTCACGGCTACCTGAGCGAGCACCATTCGTTCGGGCAGACCGAGACGGTGGCCGGCGACTACGCCGAGGATCTGGCCGCGCAGATGCTGGCGACGGTCCGGGGGGTCGAGTTCGACCCGGAGACCTCCTACGACGAGCGGAAAGAGATCTGGAAGATCAGCGGCGAGATCTACCGCACCATGAACACCTGCCAGTCGGCCGTGGGGGACAAGCGGGGACGCTGGACGACGGTCGTGACCGCCGCGGTCCTCATCCCCTGA
- a CDS encoding Ig-like domain-containing protein produces the protein MKPGDRSRRVGFHFAAALVAVIGGSLAFPRDARAQGNLVVTITSPTSGSTVSGTITVSASVSPLGVLVGGVQFKLDGASLGAEDKAAPYAVSWNTTGVGNGSHSLTAVARDALGLQYSSSPVTVTVSNAPPPDTTPPAVGITSPGNGTTVSGTISVTASASDNVGVAGVQFRLDGANLGAEDTSLPYGVSWNTTTVANGSHSLTAAARDAAGNSTTSATVTVTVSNAPPPDTTPPAVSITAPANGATVSGTISVSASASDNVGVAGVQFKIDGANLAGEDTTSPYAISWDTTTAANGSHSLTATARDAAGNSTTSTTVIVSVSNTSTGGTTRIEETDPSVAYTGNWIPQSRADLSGGSIVEGPDAGSTASLTFNGTGVRWIGFRADFGGIAEVYLDGVLKATVDTYSPTQQAQAVMYTASGLAAGTHTIMIRVTGTWSASACCSWIVVDAFDVTSGGGGSPPPDTTPPTVNITSPANGATVSGTTTVSASASDNIGVAGVLFLLDSVALGPEDTTAPYSVSWNTTTVSNGSHTLSATARDAAGNRTTSAPVTVTVSNSAPPSSTRFEESSATLSPAASWIALTSASTGVTLSGDSATAAADAGATASFTFTGQGVSWIGFKCEQCGIASVLLDGSVVATVDTYVATRPAASGSMFSVTGLAAGNHTLVIQVTGNKNASSASTYVVVDAFDVM, from the coding sequence GTGAAACCGGGTGATCGGTCCCGCAGAGTCGGGTTCCACTTCGCGGCTGCTCTCGTGGCGGTCATCGGCGGCTCCCTGGCCTTCCCGCGGGACGCCCGGGCGCAGGGCAACCTGGTCGTGACCATCACCTCGCCGACGTCGGGCTCGACCGTCAGCGGGACGATCACCGTCAGCGCAAGCGTGAGTCCTCTGGGCGTCCTGGTGGGAGGCGTGCAGTTCAAGCTCGACGGCGCCAGCCTGGGCGCCGAGGACAAGGCCGCTCCCTACGCCGTCTCGTGGAATACGACCGGCGTCGGCAACGGGTCGCACTCCCTCACGGCGGTGGCGCGGGATGCTCTTGGCCTGCAGTACTCCTCGTCACCGGTCACCGTCACGGTCTCGAACGCTCCTCCGCCCGACACCACGCCACCGGCGGTCGGCATCACTTCTCCCGGCAACGGCACGACCGTGTCCGGGACAATCTCGGTCACCGCTTCCGCGTCCGACAACGTCGGTGTCGCGGGTGTGCAGTTCAGGCTCGACGGCGCCAACCTGGGTGCCGAAGACACATCGTTGCCCTACGGCGTCTCCTGGAACACCACGACTGTGGCGAACGGCTCGCACTCCCTCACCGCCGCCGCGCGCGATGCAGCGGGCAACAGCACCACCTCTGCGACTGTCACCGTTACGGTCTCCAACGCCCCGCCGCCCGACACCACGCCGCCGGCGGTCAGCATCACGGCTCCCGCCAACGGTGCCACTGTCTCCGGGACCATCTCGGTGTCCGCCTCGGCGTCCGACAACGTCGGTGTCGCCGGCGTGCAGTTCAAGATCGACGGAGCCAACCTGGCCGGCGAGGATACGACGTCGCCCTACGCCATCTCCTGGGACACGACGACCGCCGCCAACGGCTCGCACTCTCTCACCGCCACCGCACGCGACGCCGCGGGCAACAGCACCACCTCCACCACCGTCATCGTCTCGGTCTCCAACACCTCCACGGGTGGCACGACGCGGATCGAGGAGACCGATCCGTCCGTGGCCTACACGGGCAACTGGATCCCGCAGTCCCGCGCCGACCTGAGCGGCGGCTCCATCGTGGAGGGCCCGGACGCCGGATCGACCGCCAGCCTGACCTTCAACGGGACGGGTGTGCGCTGGATCGGCTTCAGGGCCGATTTCGGCGGCATCGCGGAGGTCTACCTGGACGGTGTCCTCAAGGCGACGGTGGACACGTATTCCCCGACCCAGCAGGCGCAGGCGGTGATGTACACCGCCAGCGGCCTGGCGGCCGGAACGCACACCATAATGATCAGGGTCACCGGGACCTGGAGCGCTTCGGCCTGCTGCTCCTGGATCGTCGTCGACGCCTTCGACGTGACGAGCGGCGGCGGCGGCAGCCCGCCGCCCGACACCACGCCTCCGACGGTCAATATCACCTCCCCGGCCAACGGCGCCACGGTATCGGGAACGACCACGGTGAGCGCCTCGGCTTCGGACAACATCGGCGTCGCGGGGGTCCTGTTCCTGCTCGACAGCGTGGCGCTGGGCCCGGAGGACACCACCGCGCCCTATTCTGTCTCCTGGAACACGACGACCGTGAGCAACGGTTCGCACACTCTCTCCGCCACGGCCCGCGACGCCGCCGGAAACAGAACCACGTCGGCCCCGGTCACCGTGACGGTGTCCAACTCGGCCCCGCCGTCCTCCACGCGCTTCGAGGAGAGCTCGGCGACGCTCTCGCCGGCCGCCTCCTGGATCGCTCTGACGAGCGCGTCGACAGGCGTGACGCTGAGCGGCGATTCCGCGACTGCGGCCGCCGACGCGGGGGCGACCGCGAGCTTCACGTTCACCGGGCAGGGGGTGAGCTGGATCGGCTTCAAGTGCGAGCAGTGCGGCATCGCGAGTGTTCTCCTGGATGGATCCGTCGTCGCGACGGTCGACACCTACGTAGCGACGCGCCCGGCCGCTTCCGGGTCCATGTTCAGCGTCACCGGGCTCGCCGCCGGAAATCACACGCTCGTGATCCAGGTGACCGGGAACAAGAACGCCTCCTCGGCCTCCACATACGTCGTCGTCGACGCATTCGACGTGATGTAG
- a CDS encoding GFA family protein, with protein MTASKQTHEGSCQCGRVRYKVEGPLSNMSNCHCTDCRKNSGAAFVTYVEAPKRAFGYVKGADLIQTYQAESGTKRAFCRQCGSTLSCFVDGDDLIEIAAATLDTPIDLRPEYHIYVRSKVPWYEINDGKPQHETTSGK; from the coding sequence ATGACTGCCTCCAAGCAAACCCATGAGGGATCGTGCCAGTGCGGCCGCGTCCGCTACAAGGTCGAAGGGCCGCTGAGCAACATGTCGAACTGCCACTGCACCGACTGCCGCAAGAACAGCGGCGCCGCCTTCGTGACGTACGTCGAGGCGCCCAAGCGCGCCTTCGGATACGTCAAGGGCGCCGACCTGATACAGACCTACCAGGCCGAATCGGGCACCAAGCGGGCCTTCTGCCGACAGTGCGGCTCGACCCTCAGCTGCTTCGTGGACGGCGACGATCTCATCGAAATCGCCGCCGCGACCCTCGACACGCCGATCGACCTGCGCCCCGAGTACCACATCTACGTGCGCAGCAAGGTCCCCTGGTACGAGATCAACGACGGCAAGCCGCAGCACGAGACGACGAGCGGAAAGTAG
- a CDS encoding thioredoxin family protein: MHRRQVLNVTAAAALSAAVLVLAFHTVPAARAADELAIGAQGAAFNLKGTDGKMHSLDNVKGAKGTAVVFTCNECPFSKGYEDRLIALAKEFQPKGIGFVAINANDSKIVPGDGFEFMVKRAKDKNLPYPYVLDETQAIATAYGARVTPHVFLLDASGKLVYRGRVDDSLEQDKVTTHDFAAALDAVVGGQPVKVAETKAFGCGVKYAKR; the protein is encoded by the coding sequence ATGCACCGTCGCCAGGTTCTCAATGTCACCGCCGCCGCGGCCCTGTCGGCCGCCGTCCTCGTCCTCGCCTTCCACACCGTGCCCGCCGCCCGGGCCGCCGATGAGCTGGCGATCGGCGCGCAGGGCGCCGCCTTCAACCTGAAAGGGACCGACGGCAAGATGCACTCCCTCGACAACGTCAAGGGGGCGAAGGGGACCGCGGTCGTCTTCACCTGCAACGAGTGTCCGTTCTCGAAGGGTTACGAAGACCGGCTCATCGCGCTCGCGAAGGAATTCCAGCCGAAGGGGATCGGCTTCGTCGCCATCAACGCGAACGATTCGAAGATCGTCCCCGGCGACGGCTTCGAGTTCATGGTCAAGAGAGCCAAGGACAAGAACCTTCCCTACCCGTACGTCCTCGACGAGACGCAGGCGATCGCCACCGCCTACGGCGCCAGGGTCACCCCGCACGTCTTCCTTCTTGATGCGTCCGGCAAGCTGGTCTACCGCGGGCGCGTCGACGACTCCCTCGAGCAGGACAAGGTCACGACGCACGACTTCGCCGCCGCCCTCGACGCCGTCGTCGGCGGCCAGCCGGTGAAGGTCGCCGAGACCAAGGCGTTCGGCTGCGGCGTGAAGTACGCGAAGAGGTAG